Below is a window of Plasmodium sp. gorilla clade G2 genome assembly, chromosome: 14 DNA.
tattttgaatatatatatatatatataatataaagaataatattaagtattatatattattccacatacacaaatatatatatatatattatagttaTCCAAAAAAATTAggaaaaaggaaaagaatTACAAAAGTGTTATctatttataaaatcatcattataataatatttctatatttaatttattgttCTATTAATCCATAAATAATGTGCACATGGAAATATATCTTGAATAATATTCCCTTCTGTTTTTTAccaattatttatttttaagaatacgttacatttattttaaaatgaaggaaaagaaagaaacacataaaaattaaaagaataaattatatgatgctcattataaattattaagaacaatatatatatatgtgatattcGAAAGTATtataagatataataaattttattttttaatcatAAAATTTGAGCATTTgttaaaatgatatatacatatatatatatattatatatatatttcctttacaattcatttttttaataatttcaatGTCTATAATaagtttttttgtttgtcataattatattaatattaataattacaatttattattaaatatagtaatcataaaaaataatacacaaCAACATATAATCATTTAATCAACCAAATAAACTGTTTGTAAAATTTatcaataattttatttgagaaaaaaaaaaaaaaaaaaattcttaaaacaatttttaacagtttattatacatatctatatatacaatatttatgtgtaatCATTAcactttcattttatatttaagaatatttaaaaattatttaaaaattatttaaaaatatatttcatattttttttttataacctataaaattatacattgaatattttgaaaaaaaaactatCTTCTCGaaatataattcaaataacatatatatgttaatattttaataaaactgttaaatatttaagtatataaaattgttttattatgaattattattttttttcaatttatataaatcttatattatatatatatatatatatatttatatatatatattctttgaaatacatatgaaaaaatatgtaataatttttcttaaaaaatatttaattattataatacataacATCATAttgttaaataataaaaaatatatatatttttttatttttttttattaaataatccatatattatatacatatataatatatacccCTTTGAGCGTagatagaatatatatatatatactttacataatattcatgaataatatatattattatatcccCTCCTTTTCTTATAGTGCTCTATATTCAAATTCTCTACaataatgtttatataagaaaaaaatatataatttcaatattttttatttgcacTGAAAAGTTAAATAAGCAAATAAATGTTAgttacaatatattattgtataactaagaaatatatataatatatgaacttccctctttttttttttttttttataaaaatataatttattgtgtatataaacatattataatattatatatatttttttaatgcatatatattatatatatatatatatatgtaataaataatatacttaTTTCTATGGAtatccttatttttttatgtgtatataaaaagtaatacgaatataaaaaattattttcataaatatatataaatttttaaaaaattgtaatatatttattattatataataataatatatatatatatctttttacctatatataaaatatacatttttatggatcttactatatataatatatatatatgcatatatataaaaaatataatatttttaacattatttttttacatactTTGTAATATCATTAAGagtttataataaaatatatatttaatgtatatatgatgtatatattatatcattttatatattatgtaaatgtacatattatatataagtatgttcttttttttaataataagcACAGTTTTttgtaacatatatataacatttttcttataaattttatttacgtataaaaaaaaaaaaaaatacatttactatataatttatatgttttttatttatatgtaaatttttatttttatttatgttttatttaattatttttttttttttttatcttttatacaatttaatattataaaaacaagaagatatattttataaataatatatatactaatttttataataaaaatgataattataagaaaaaaaaaactgttgaataagttatataataaaaatattaaacatcagcaaaattatattttgtgaaaattaaatattctgtattattttttttttttttaaaaacaaattttaaaatttatatatgaataatagaaaaaataaagaaattatataattatatcttgtttataaaattaataagaaaataataaaaaaaggatttgtaaatactttttatattaatattaaaaaaaataaaatacatacaatatatatacatatatatatatatatatttatatatatatatattatattaatatatatttatttttaaaaaagtaaTTTCTTgcttatattaatattatttaaatatatatatatatatatatatttatatatttatatatttatattatcgaagaaaaaaatttataacacatatataatttatttataagaaaaaaaaaaaactgatAGCAAAATGGTGAACTTTACAGTAGATCAAGTTCGTGAGATCATGAACAAAACCAAACAAATTAGGAACATGTCTGTTATAGCACATGTCGATCACGGGAAATCAACATTAACAGATTCTCTAGTTTCTAAGGCTGGTATTATATCTAGTAAGAATGCTGGAGATGCTCGTTTTACTGATACTAGGCAAGATGAACAAGAAAGATGTATTACCATTAAATCGACTGGTATATCTATGTATTTTGAACATGATTTAGAAGATGGAGAAGGAAAGAAACCCTTTTTAATTAACCTTATTGATTCTCCAGGGCACGTCGATTTTTCATCAGAAGTTACTGCAGCATTAAGAGTTACAGATGGTGCTTTAGTTGTTGTTGATACTATTGAAGGTGTATGTGTACAAACTGAAACTGTTTTATATCAAGCCTTAGGAGAAAGAATTAAGCCTGTATTACACGTTAATAAAGTTGACAGAGCTTTATTAGAATTACAAATGGAAGTTGAAGATATTTATCAAACATTCGCTAGAACTATTGAAAGTGTTAATGTCATTATCTCTACCTATACTGACAAATTAATGGGTGATATTCAAGTATATCCAGAAAAAGGTACTGTATCTTTTGGTTCTGGTTTACAAGGATGGGCATTTACCTTAGAAACCTTTTCAAGAATCTATTCCAAAAAGTTTGGTATcgagaaaaagaaaatgatgcAACGTTTATGGGGTAACAGTTTTTATGATGCCAAAACTAAAAAATGGTCTAAGAATCAACAAGAAGGATATAAAAGAGGTTTCTGTCAATTTATTATGGAACCAATTTTAAACTTGTGTCAATCTATCATGAAcgatgataaagaaaaatattcaaaaatgtTAACAAATATTGGTGTTGAATTAAAAGGAGATGACAAATTATTGACCGGAAAAcaacttttaaaaaaagctATGCAATTGTGGTTACCAGCAGGTGATACATTATTAGAAATGATTGTTACACACTTACCTTCTCCAGCTGATGCACAAAAATACCGTGTTGAAAACTTATATGAAGGTCCAATGGATGATGAAGCAGCTAATGCCATCCGTAATTGTGATCCTAATGGTCCATTAATGATGTATATATCAAAGATGGTTCCTACATCAGATAAGGGTAGATTTTATGCTTTTGGTCGTGTCTTTTCAGGTACTGTTGCAACAGGACAAAAAGTTAGAATCCAAGGACCACACTATGTTCCAGGTGAAAAAACAGATTTGTATGAAAAGAATATTCAGAGAACTGTTTTAATGATGGGTAGATATACTGAACAAGTACAAGATGTTCCATGTGGTAACACATGTTGTTTAGTTGGTGTAGATCAATATATAGTAAAATCAGGTACTATTACTACATTTAAAGAAGCTCACAATATTGCTGATATGAAATACAGTGTCTCCCCTGTCGTGCGTGTTGCTGTCAAACCAAAAGATAGTAAACAATTACCAAAATTGGTTGATGGTCTTAAGAAATTAGCAAAATCTGATCCATTAGTTTTATGTACTACCGATGAAAGTGGAGAACACATTATATCTGGTTGTGGTGAATTACATATTGAAATATGTTTGAAAGATTTAAAAGACGAATATGCACAAATCGATTTTATTGTATCTGATCCAGTTGTCTCATACAGAGAAACAGTAACAGAAGAATCTACCATAACTTGTTTAGGAAAATCTCCAAACAAACACAACCGTTTATTCATGAAAGCTTATCCATTAGCTGAAGGTTTACCAGAAGctatagataaaaataaagtatcAGATAAAGATGATCCAAAAACCAGAGCAAACTACTTACATAGCAACTTTCAATGGGATAAGAACTTAGCTCTTAAAATATGGGCATTCGGTCCAGAAACTATTGGTCCTAACTTGTTAACAGATAACACAAGTGGTATTCAATATATGAACGAAATTAAAGTACATTGTGTTGCAGCTTTCCAATGGGCATCCAAAGAAGGTGTTTTATGTGAAGAAAATATGAGAGGTATTGAATTCAGAATGTTAGATGTTCATATGCACGCTGATGCTATCCACAGAGGTGCTGGACAAATTATGCCTGCatgtaaaaaatgtatatatgcaTGTGAATTAACAGCTTTCCCAAGATTAGTTGAACCAATCTATCTTGTCGATATTAGTTGCCCACAAGATGTTGTTAGTGGTGTTTATGGTGTTTTGAACAAAAGAAGAGGTATTGTTATATCAGAAGAACAAAAATTAGGTACtccattattaaaaattcaaTCTCACTTACCTGTCTCAGAATCATTTGGTTTCACCTCAGCTTTACGTGCTGCTACATCTGGTCAAGCTTTCCCACAATGTGTCTTTGATCACTGGTCTGTATTATATGACGATCCATTTGATTCAAACAAAAACTcatacaaaattattatgaacaTTAGAGAAAGAAAAGGTATTAAAGTTGAAATGCCACAATTAGATCAATATTTAGATAAACTTTAAAAAaccttcattttttttttccacaacaaaaaaaaaaaaaaaatatatgtaaatgagttttataatatatatttaaaattacttatatgtaaattaagataaatctatatattattttatataaaaaaaaagtagcACATATTAAAGAacaaaacaatatatatatatatataaatacaaatacacggtaatattatatataaaataaagcaTATTTCAAaagtattcatattatttttatatacaaaacatgtatatatatttaatattttattttatttcattatcgttattttatttttgacaattttttatcatttaatgtataatgttttattttttc
It encodes the following:
- a CDS encoding elongation factor 2, translating into MVNFTVDQVREIMNKTKQIRNMSVIAHVDHGKSTLTDSLVSKAGIISSKNAGDARFTDTRQDEQERCITIKSTGISMYFEHDLEDGEGKKPFLINLIDSPGHVDFSSEVTAALRVTDGALVVVDTIEGVCVQTETVLYQALGERIKPVLHVNKVDRALLELQMEVEDIYQTFARTIESVNVIISTYTDKLMGDIQVYPEKGTVSFGSGLQGWAFTLETFSRIYSKKFGIEKKKMMQRLWGNSFYDAKTKKWSKNQQEGYKRGFCQFIMEPILNLCQSIMNDDKEKYSKMLTNIGVELKGDDKLLTGKQLLKKAMQLWLPAGDTLLEMIVTHLPSPADAQKYRVENLYEGPMDDEAANAIRNCDPNGPLMMYISKMVPTSDKGRFYAFGRVFSGTVATGQKVRIQGPHYVPGEKTDLYEKNIQRTVLMMGRYTEQVQDVPCGNTCCLVGVDQYIVKSGTITTFKEAHNIADMKYSVSPVVRVAVKPKDSKQLPKLVDGLKKLAKSDPLVLCTTDESGEHIISGCGELHIEICLKDLKDEYAQIDFIVSDPVVSYRETVTEESTITCLGKSPNKHNRLFMKAYPLAEGLPEAIDKNKVSDKDDPKTRANYLHSNFQWDKNLALKIWAFGPETIGPNLLTDNTSGIQYMNEIKVHCVAAFQWASKEGVLCEENMRGIEFRMLDVHMHADAIHRGAGQIMPACKKCIYACELTAFPRLVEPIYLVDISCPQDVVSGVYGVLNKRRGIVISEEQKLGTPLLKIQSHLPVSESFGFTSALRAATSGQAFPQCVFDHWSVLYDDPFDSNKNSYKIIMNIRERKGIKVEMPQLDQYLDKL